Within the Candidatus Binatia bacterium genome, the region CGGACGCGAGGAAGAGATTGGCCGCGGTGCTCGACGTGCTCGAGCAGGCACTGGCGGGTAAGCAGTACCTGCTCGGAGCCGAATTCTCGGCGGCCGACATCATGATGGGATATTCCCTGCTGTTGACGAAGTGGTTCGGGCTGTTGTCCGACACCTACCCAAACGTGGTCGCCTATCTTCAGCGCCTCGAGCAGCGTCCCACGCTGCAGAAGGTCCTGGCGTAGGCGGCGAAAGGGCGACGCGCGTTGACGCAGCCCGCGAATCTCTTTGCCGGTATTCCCGCCGTGCTCTCGGAGGAGGTGATCGAACCCCTCGTTCAGGCCGGGTCGTTCCGGCTCGAACGTATCGTGTCAGCCGGTCAGGCGACACCACCGGGCCAGTGGTACGATCAAGCCCGTGACGAATGGGTGATCCTCCTCACGGGAAGTGCCGGACTGCTGTTCGAGAGTGAGAGCGCGCCGCTGGTGCTCCATCCGGGAGACCACGTTGTCATCCCGGCGCACCGGCGGCATCGGGTGGAGTGGACCGATTCGACCGAGAAGACCATCTGGCTGGCGCTGCATTACCTGGCCGAGTGAACCGCAGTTGACCATGTACCTCGCGTACGGCCCGTGGGCTTGAGGCATGAGACTCGTTGAGTTTGGGTCAAGTTTCGTTCGCCTCAAGCCCTGGCGTATGGCTTATGGTTCCTGACCATATGCCATATGCTATCAGCCATATGCGCCAGGCACTGGCTTATCGGTCTGAGGCGTTGCCTCGCTAGGAGTACGTAGTATGCCCGATTGGAATCTCGCTGATTGTTTGGATTGCGTCGCCGCCGTCCGTGGTGATGAAGAAGCCCTGCTGCAGGGCGAGCGGCGGATTTCGTGGCGCCAGCTCGAACGGCGGGCGCGGAATCTCGCCGCCTGGATGCTGGAGCAAGGCGCATCGCACCAAGGGAAGGTCGCGATATACACCTACAACCATCCCGCTTTCATGGAGACGGTGTATGGCGCGTTCAAAGCGGCGCTGGTGCCGGTGAACGTCAACTACCGGTATCGCGAGGAGGAACTCCGCTACCTGCTCGATAACGCCGATGCCGAGATCATCGTCGTGCACCAGGACTTCGTCCCGCTCTTCACCAAGGTGCGGGAGGCGCTGCCGAAGATCAAAGGCGTGCTCGTCGTCGCGGACGGCAGCGCCGCGGCGTTGCCGCCGCGGGCATATGACTACGAAGCGGTTGCCGAAACCGATCGGCCGGTGCCCGCGGTGCGGCGTAGCGGCGACGATATGATGTTCCTCTACACCGGCGGCACCACCGGGATGCCGAAGGGCGTCATGTGGCGGCAGGACGACCTGTACTACCGCTTCGCTGCCGGTGGGCTCGGTGTGCCGCCTGCGGACATGGCCGCGTTCGCGGAATACGTGCAGGCGCCTCCTCTGCGCTTGCGTACGCTCATCGGTCCGCCGCTCATGCATGGGACCGGCTGGTTTACCGCAATGATCGCTTGGCTCAGCGGCGGCACGGTCATCATGGCGGACAATCCGATCACATTCGACGCGGCGCAATTTCTGGAGGTCGTGGACCGGACCAAGCCGACGTCCATCACCATCGTGGGGGATCCGTTTGCGAAACCGATGTTGCGCGTGCTGGAGTCGGCGCAACGCCAGTACGATCTGTCGTCGGTGGCCATGATCGCTTCGTCGGGGGTGATGTGGAGCCAGGAGGTGAAGCGGGGCCTGCTCGAGCACAACCCCGACATGATGCTGGTCGATGCCTTCAGCTCTTCCGAAGCCTTGGGTATGGCCTTGTCGTTCACCACCAAGAACGATGTGAGCTCGACGGCGAAGTTTCAGCTGACGGACAGTACCAGGCTGTTCGATGAGAGCCTCAAGCCGGTCGAGATCAAGCCAGGAGTGAAGGGCCTGGTCGGCGTCGGCGGTCACCAACCCGTCGGCTACTACAAGGACCCGGAGAAGACGGCCCGGACGTTCGTTGAGGTGGACGGTGGCCGCTACGTTATTCCGGGTGACTGGGCGGTGGTCGACGGCGACGGCGCGACGCTGACCGTGCTCGGCCGCGGCTCCGTCTGCATCAACACCGGCGGCGAGAAGGTGTATCCAGAGGAGGTGGAGGAAGTCGTCAAGCGTTATCCGGGCGTGCACGACGCGGTGGTAGTCGGCGTTCCCGACGAGAAGTGGGGTGAGGCCGTGACCGCGGTCGTATCGGCCTCTAATGGTCCCCTCGATCCCGAAGCGCTCAAGCACTTCGTCAAGGAGCATCTCGCCGGCTACAAGGCGCCCAAACACGTCGTCCTCGTCGACGAGGTGTATCGCTCCCCAGCGGGGAAAGCGGATTTCAAGCGCACCAAACAGGTGGCCATGGAGGCGCTGGGGATTCGCTGCTAGGTCGGACCGCTCGTAGCGGCCGTCAGATCCGCCAGCAAGGCTGGCCGTAGGCCGGCAATCCTCTCGCCGGATGCCGAGCCGTACGGCCTCTTGTCGCGTAGCGATTGGGCGCGATCAGATCCCAGTGGGGATCTTGATGGGCCAATTGGAGGCGATGGTCCCGCCGTCAACCTCGAAGATCTTCCCCGTCACCCAGCTGGAGGCGGGTGACGCGAGATAGAGCACCGCCATGGCGATGTCCTCGGGCGTGCCGAGGCGCCCCATCGGAGTCAGCGCTT harbors:
- a CDS encoding phosphoribosylaminoimidazole carboxylase; the protein is MTQPANLFAGIPAVLSEEVIEPLVQAGSFRLERIVSAGQATPPGQWYDQARDEWVILLTGSAGLLFESESAPLVLHPGDHVVIPAHRRHRVEWTDSTEKTIWLALHYLAE
- a CDS encoding AMP-binding protein: MPDWNLADCLDCVAAVRGDEEALLQGERRISWRQLERRARNLAAWMLEQGASHQGKVAIYTYNHPAFMETVYGAFKAALVPVNVNYRYREEELRYLLDNADAEIIVVHQDFVPLFTKVREALPKIKGVLVVADGSAAALPPRAYDYEAVAETDRPVPAVRRSGDDMMFLYTGGTTGMPKGVMWRQDDLYYRFAAGGLGVPPADMAAFAEYVQAPPLRLRTLIGPPLMHGTGWFTAMIAWLSGGTVIMADNPITFDAAQFLEVVDRTKPTSITIVGDPFAKPMLRVLESAQRQYDLSSVAMIASSGVMWSQEVKRGLLEHNPDMMLVDAFSSSEALGMALSFTTKNDVSSTAKFQLTDSTRLFDESLKPVEIKPGVKGLVGVGGHQPVGYYKDPEKTARTFVEVDGGRYVIPGDWAVVDGDGATLTVLGRGSVCINTGGEKVYPEEVEEVVKRYPGVHDAVVVGVPDEKWGEAVTAVVSASNGPLDPEALKHFVKEHLAGYKAPKHVVLVDEVYRSPAGKADFKRTKQVAMEALGIRC